The Caulobacter sp. 73W region AAACCGACAACTGAATTCGCCCTGCGAGCCACAGCGCCCTCCAAGACCACAACCATGCCGCGCTTAAGTTTGCGCCTTCAATCCAACGCTCGCTAGTCCTGGATCGTTGCTTTTCAGGATAATATTGAAGGCGTCTTTGGCATAACACGGTTGTTTGGTGAAGTGTTCAATGCCCCTTGTTGTCAGCATCTGCGACTAAAACCATCGCGCCAAGCCGACCTTTATGCCAATTCTTCGTCGCTTTCTGCCAAAGCAGCAGATGAGTAGCCGGCCTCCTTGAACTACCAACGTTCCTCGATAGTTTGCCCCTGCGACAGAACGTCCCGCCATTTACTGGCTATATCCGCCGCTAAATCTCATCGCTCGAGGCCCTTCCACATCTATGGCTGCGTTGAATCGCAAGGTTGTCCTTCTGGCGTTCGACGGCGTTGAGGTCCTGGACGTGAGCGGCCCGGCCGGAGCCTTCGGCACGGCCAATCAGGAACTGCTCAATCCCGCCTACGCCGTGGTCGTCGCCTCCGCGGCGGGCGGAACGATCCGCAGCAGTTGCGGGATGGAGATCAGCACGGTCGCCCTGTCCGAGGTCGGCGACATGTCGACGGGCGCCTTTCTCGTGGGCGGCGCTCCCAATCTCGACCATCTCCTCGCCGCGGCCGCCGCCCCGGAACTGCGGCCGTGGGCCATGACCGCACTTGAGGGGTGCGAGCGCTATGGGGCCATCTCATCCGGCGCCCTGATCCTGGCGCAGCTGGACCTTTTGCGCGGCCGCCGCATCGCCACCCACTGGGAGTTCGTCGAGGTCTTCGATCGCCTGCACCCCGAAGTGACGATCGAGCCCGGGGCCACCTTCATCAATCAGGGCCGCCTATGGACCTCCGCCGGCGTGACCGCGGGCATCGACATGGCCCTGGCGATGATCGAGGCGGACCTGGGCGGCGAGATCGGGCGCGCGGTCGCCCGGCGCATGGTCTATGAGCCCCGTGCCGGCGCGCGAGCCCCAGCGCCCGCCCCGGACATGGGCGGCCACGGCTATGGCGAGCTGATCCGCTGGATGCTCGGCAACCTGGATTCACCGCTGGACGTGGAGACCCTGAGCCGGCGCGCCGGCCAGTCGGTGCGCAGCTTCCACCGCAAGTTCTCCGCCGCCACGGGCAAGACCCCGGCGGCTTTCGTGGAGGCGCTGCGCCTGCAGCAGGCCCAGATCCTTCTGGGCCAGGGCCTGCCGATCAAGCAGGTGGCCACCGCCGTGGGCCTGGTCGACGCGAACAAGTTCTCCCGCGCCTTCCGGCGCAGCCACGGCATGACGCCGTCGTCGTTTCGCACCCTGAAAACCCAGCCGCGAGGCCTGGCCGGAGGCTGATCCGACGGCCTACCGTACTTCTACCGAATGGGTTCGAGATCCTGTCCCGCCTATCTCGAAGGGCGAGAACAACGGGACCGCCATGTACCGACTCCAGGTTTTCATGCCGGGCGACGACGCCCCCATCGAGATGACCAGTCTGCCGCGCGGCGGCGAGGTTCTGGACATGGTCAGCCTGCTGCTGCGCCAGTTTCCGGGCTGCGATCGGATCGAAGTGTTCGCGGGGGCCCTGCGTCTGTTCAGCATTGAGGGCGGCAGCGACGAGGCGCGCGACCCGCTCGCGAACGGCTTTGGAGCAGCGCGCTACCACTAGTCGGGCCGGAACACAGGCGGCGCGCGCATCGTTTCAGGCGACGGAAGGAGCCCCGCCGTGGATGATCGCGATACTTCGAAGGATGAGAAGCCGGTTCAAGCTCCGGCCGCGCGGACGCCGGTCGATGACGACCAGCGTGAGGGCGTGAAACGCCAGCGTGACCACATCATCAAGCTCACCGGTCAGGACCCGCTCGCATCGCGGGACGACTGAAGAGAATCAGGACGCGCGGCCCGAAGGCTGCGGAACCACGGCCACGTGATAGTCGCCGCCAGCAGACAGCACGATCCAGTCACCCGGCGCGGCGACAGCCGGCCCACCGGGAGTGGCGACTTCTACAAGTCCATGAGCGCCCTTGGGGCGGCCTGCGCAGCCCAGCCAGGTGAGGAGACGGCTCCACCCCAGGCCATCGGCGGGGGCGGGAACGCGCAAGGCGGCTCCGTGGTCGAAAGCGGGACTGAACGCTGACATGTCGATCCGAACGTTGACGTGCGGATGACAGTCTTCGCTGCGTCGGTGACCGGAGCCTTAACGGCGGAAAAAGACATCCGCCGATTTCAGAGACCTCAGGTGACCGAGGTGATCACCGCGGCGGCGAAGGCCACGAACAGCGACAGGGTGACCAGATCGGCCAAGGCGTCCGAGACGATGGCGGGGTCAATCTTCAGGGTTTTAGCGATCGTTTGCATGACCAGAGCACATCACGCCGGGCGGCTCACACGCTAGTCACGGTTTCGCCAGCGGTTCGTGTGATCGATCACGTGATCGGGAGGGCCGCCGAAACCGCCTGGGTGAAGCTCGCCGCCTCCACCGGCTTGGCGATCCAGCCGGCGAAGTCGCGCGACTGGCCGGCGATGTCCTCGTCATTGGCCGAGAAGCCCAGGATCGGCGTGTCCCTGTTGGGTCCGGGCTTGGAGCGTATGGCGTCGAACACCGCGGGCCCGTCCATGTCCGGCAGCCGCATGTCGAGCAGGATCACGTCGAAATCCGTCCAGGCCGCCTCGTCCGCCCCGGCCTGGCCGCTGGCCGCCTCGACCACTTCGGCCCCGCAGGCCTCCAGGATCGTGCGCGCCAGTTCACGGTTCACGGCGTGATCGTCGATCACGAGAACGCGAGCCTTGGCCAGGTCGGCGTAAGGCGTATCGCTCTCGGCCGCCTTCACCAGCATCGAGGGCGGCGCGGGCAGCCGAAGACGGAAGGTGGAGCCAACGCCTGGCGCGCTCTCCACCGCGATGGAACCGCCCATGGCCTCGGCCAGCTCCTTGCAGATCGCCAGACCCAGGCCTGTGCCGCCATGACGGCGGGTCGAGGAGGCGTCGACCTGCGAGAAACGCTGGAACAGCTTGGCGCACTCCTCCGCCGTCATCCCAGGCCCGGTGTCGATGACATCAATGCTGAGCATTTCGCCGACGTCATCATAGGCGACCGTCACCGTCACGCCGCCGAGGTCGGTGAACTTCACCGCGTTGCCGACCAGATTGAGCAGCATCTGCCGGACATGCTCGACGTCTATGAGCAGTTGTTCGGGCAGAGGCCTATCGATCCGCACCCCCAGGGTCAGTCCCTTGGCGTCGGCCTGCGGCCACAGCAGGTCGGCGGTGTCGCGCACCACCGCTTCCGGCGAGGCCGGACGGCGGTAGATCTTGGTCTCGCCCGCCTCCAGCTTCGACAGGTCCAGCACATTGTTGACCAGCCCCAGCAGCACCTTGCTGGCATGGGCGATGCGATCGACCCAATGGCGAGCTTGCGGCGCCAGGTCGTTGCGGTCGCTCATCAGAGCCGAGAAGCCGATCACCGCGGTGAGCGGCGTGCGGATTTCGTGGCTCATATTGGCCAGGAATTGCGAACGCGCGGCGGCGGCCTGTTCGGCCACGGCGCGCGCGGCCGCCAGGGCTTCGTTCTGAATGACGCGCTCGGTGACGTCCCAGTTGCAGCCTACCCGGGCGAAGGGAAGCCCCTGGGCGTCGCGGCGGATCATGCCGAAGGCGCGGATGACACGGGTCTCGCCATCCGGGCGGATGATGCGGAACTCCGACTCCAGCGGCCCGGTCCGATCGAACGCTCCCTCGACCGCGTTGACCAGCTTGTCCAGGTCCTCCGGATGCAGGCAGTTCTTGAACACCTCCATGGCGGGGGCGGCGTTGTTGGGCAGGCCGTAGAGCGCGAACATGCGCTCGTCCCAGCGCAGCTCCTCGCTGCCGAAGTCCCATTCCCAGACGCCGATCTGCCCCGCCTCGGCGGCCAGCAGCACGCGCTCCAGATCGCTGCGCTGCATCTGGGCGGCGGCCATGCGAGCCAGAAGACGGAACTGATCCAGAACGTCCGCGTCGGGGCGCGGACGCGGCTGGTCATCGCTGACCATCAGAGCGCCCAGCGCCTGACCGCCGGAAGCGACCAGCGCCGCGCCGACCAACAGGCCGGGCTCGCCGTCGCGGCGGTCCTCCGCGCTGATGACCAGCAATTCGCCTTCGCCCAGGGCCATCACCTGCGCCGCCATCGGCGTCACATCCGGTGAGCCGGCCACGATCACCTGTCCTCGCGGCGCATCGAGCAGCCGCGCGGCCATGGCGGCGGCACGGTCAAGCTCGGCGCGGGTCAGGCCGTTGGCGAGGGCCCGCGAGTTCCTGGGAATAGGCAGGTTCATGGCGCGTCTTCATGCCTCAAGAGGCAATGTGCTGGAACATACAAAACGCATCAGCCACGGTTCCATTTCCCGGAAATCCTGTGTGTGCATGACGGAACCGTGATCGGTCATTACGGCTTCATCAGGGCCGGGCCTTTCGCGGCTCGATCCATCCTGATGAGGACCCCCATGGCCCGGATGACCCTTTCCGACATCTCCGAGAAGATGCGCGACATCGACTTTACGATGCTGTTCACCCACGCCGCCGACGGTCGATTGGCGGGCCGCCCGATGAGCAACAACCGCGATGTGGACTATGAGGGCGACAGCTGGTTCTTCGCCCTGGAGTCCACCAGCGCCGTGCAGGAGATCAGCGCCGATCCCAACGTCGCCCTGTCCTTCGCGGGCTCCAAGGGCCTGCTGGGCAAGCCGCCGATCTTCATCGCTGTCCAGGGACGCGGCGAGCTGATCCGCGACAAGGCGCGGTTCGCCGAGCATTGGG contains the following coding sequences:
- a CDS encoding GlxA family transcriptional regulator → MAALNRKVVLLAFDGVEVLDVSGPAGAFGTANQELLNPAYAVVVASAAGGTIRSSCGMEISTVALSEVGDMSTGAFLVGGAPNLDHLLAAAAAPELRPWAMTALEGCERYGAISSGALILAQLDLLRGRRIATHWEFVEVFDRLHPEVTIEPGATFINQGRLWTSAGVTAGIDMALAMIEADLGGEIGRAVARRMVYEPRAGARAPAPAPDMGGHGYGELIRWMLGNLDSPLDVETLSRRAGQSVRSFHRKFSAATGKTPAAFVEALRLQQAQILLGQGLPIKQVATAVGLVDANKFSRAFRRSHGMTPSSFRTLKTQPRGLAGG
- a CDS encoding ATP-binding protein, whose product is MNLPIPRNSRALANGLTRAELDRAAAMAARLLDAPRGQVIVAGSPDVTPMAAQVMALGEGELLVISAEDRRDGEPGLLVGAALVASGGQALGALMVSDDQPRPRPDADVLDQFRLLARMAAAQMQRSDLERVLLAAEAGQIGVWEWDFGSEELRWDERMFALYGLPNNAAPAMEVFKNCLHPEDLDKLVNAVEGAFDRTGPLESEFRIIRPDGETRVIRAFGMIRRDAQGLPFARVGCNWDVTERVIQNEALAAARAVAEQAAAARSQFLANMSHEIRTPLTAVIGFSALMSDRNDLAPQARHWVDRIAHASKVLLGLVNNVLDLSKLEAGETKIYRRPASPEAVVRDTADLLWPQADAKGLTLGVRIDRPLPEQLLIDVEHVRQMLLNLVGNAVKFTDLGGVTVTVAYDDVGEMLSIDVIDTGPGMTAEECAKLFQRFSQVDASSTRRHGGTGLGLAICKELAEAMGGSIAVESAPGVGSTFRLRLPAPPSMLVKAAESDTPYADLAKARVLVIDDHAVNRELARTILEACGAEVVEAASGQAGADEAAWTDFDVILLDMRLPDMDGPAVFDAIRSKPGPNRDTPILGFSANDEDIAGQSRDFAGWIAKPVEAASFTQAVSAALPIT
- a CDS encoding pyridoxamine 5'-phosphate oxidase family protein, with translation MARMTLSDISEKMRDIDFTMLFTHAADGRLAGRPMSNNRDVDYEGDSWFFALESTSAVQEISADPNVALSFAGSKGLLGKPPIFIAVQGRGELIRDKARFAEHWDKDLERWFEQGVDTPGLVLIKVHASLIHYWDGEDEGEIPV